Sequence from the Amaranthus tricolor cultivar Red isolate AtriRed21 chromosome 16, ASM2621246v1, whole genome shotgun sequence genome:
attgatccaTTTAGGTtttctttaagttgaaatttatatttttaatgtcataATTGAATTTATACTCTTTAATTTTTGAAGTTTGAACCCTTTTTATTTTCAGCTTGGACGAGACGACATCGTAATGAGACTGTCAATTTGGACCGGTCCAATTTGCGCGTGTAACAACCTggacatttttaaaattttctgggcatttttcaattttggtcttaaaagatatcaattttgaccttcatcatcatcattatcctacccagtgtatcccgctcataaaaaactatggacagggtctggggagggaaggacggctgcaactcataaaggagagcgcgaccaaaggagtctctcggctcgagaaagataaggagACGTGGCTACatggaaaagataaattaaatgcatataaataaaataaattagtagaaccaattacaaaataaaagaaaacaaaaaactaatactccctcctattcaccttaagtgtcccatttacttttaggacattattcatttatcactcttagagtgtattatattattaatctataagttaaaacatagtcatatgagatcttatttgattcgttttaatataaagtttgttgatatcaactttttataatttttaattatgcataattagaattattaagaattaaataagtACATTGGATAAAGTgaataaagtaaatgagacacttaagatgaataggagggagtaatgaAAGAAACGAGAAAagcaaaataacaataacaacaaaaggtaatctaagaggacatcagcagtctaaaacatggatatggagcctccaactacccctatctctagtcaggccctcaaagaggtttaacttatgtaagtcaacttttatttgctcatcttAAGTTCTCCTGAGTCTTCCTCGACTcgtcttaccctctactataatgctttctaccctccttaCGGGGGtggcgaaagtctttctctgcatatGTCTAAACCACCTCAAtttattttcgcgcatttttcaagaaataggggctacccctagtttgtccccaaacacttggttcctaattcgatccatcaatgtgtgcccacacatctaTCTCAGCAAAAAGTATCGAtgtttaaaattgataaatgcccaaaaaaataaaatgttgttacacgcATGTTAAATGGGCCAGCCCACAATTCGTCTTAATTTGCAACGGTCTCGTCCAAATTTTTGGGCTTTATTTTTCAACTTTTAACTTTTGGGGAGACGATCTCGATATGAGAGGTTATTgtggaaaatttgaataaaataaaatgttttatcaacttaattccaaaaataagcttcgtaaaaacttaattcccaaaataagcgtccgtacatccaaacctagccttggagtaagtcgctattagtaacagcgacttaatgcgttttaagttttcagtttTCAGTTACTttctcattccaacctacgagattaaggagttgaccagttaaccttaaagtcgatgttagtaacagcgacttatggcttttaatttttttttcctctttcgctgttactaacaatgaCTTTtaccaaacctaggtttggatgtacggacgcttattttgagaaataagtttttacgaagcttattttggaaaataagttgtttaattgtcttatttttttcaaattttcgtgtTACATTATGCCTTCTTATGGGCCTAACGAGTAAGCAAGAAGGCTAGTAGcccattaaaagaaaataactcCATTTTCTAAGTATTAGCATTACCTTGCAGAAAAACTTGAGTTAGTAGGGCATAGAAGAAACAATGAGCAGCACAGCGATTCTATCTAGGCTATCAATTCTTCGAGGATTGGTGAAAGGCAAATCAAATTCCGCCATTGTTAACTTGTTCAATTCTCAAGTTTCTTCTTCCACAAAGCGCATTACTCGTCTTCCCAGGTTTTCtccttttcattatttttctttatgtaaTCAATTGTATAATTTTTGTCTGTTTGCACAACTGAAAATGGGTTTTTCTGGGGTTTTAGGAGATTACCTGTTGAATCCAGCTGCTTACTTTCAATGTTGCCACTCCACAGTGCAATTGCTTCTGCTAGATTACAGTCTGTTTTATCTGTTGACTCCCAGACTTGGTGTTTAGTTCCTCAAGGTTTCGttcttttttcttccttttacTTACAGAATCTTGTTTATCAAGAGTTAATAGCATTTTATGCATCTGTATTTGTTAAATTTCAATGGTTTCTTGTTTTGTTGTATTCCAAAATGTTATTGCTGTTCTAGATTAAAGTTTATGGATGCTTAATTTTGATCCACAAAAATGGGTTTAGAgagataatttattttcataattgaGATGCAAGGGTCTAATATAATTAGACCCTAATCTTAACCCTTCTTAGACCCCAGGGTCTAAGATCctaaaatttatagaaaattacTTGAACAAAGTTTTGGTACTTAGAATCAAAAAGGAATAGCATAGTTATTCTTCATAGCACAAATTACTTCAACAATACAAGCAACATCAAAACACTAAAATCCAAGTTACAATAATACAATCATTGAAAACACTGAATCCAAATTACACACTAATCTTTGTCAAATCACTAATCAAATTCCCAAGTCATCTATTTTCTAAGCACTTCATTCCTTCATCTAATCATGTGGCTCATCATCAAGATGCTACAAAATGTCATAAGAAGACATATTAATCAAAAGAatatgtatttttaaaaatatatattgaaaaacTACCAAATTTATGATATCAACTACTTCCCCATCACCTTCAACCTCAAAATCTTCATTAACAGTTGTATAACCATGATAGTTTTCCAATGTACCCTAAAATGAACCAGAGGAGGAAAAAAGTTAGCTACCTGCTGGATATTTTAAGGGTTAATGGaagataaaatgacaaaaaaaatttgaaattaataatagtaaagTAAAGTGTGGATAACACTATAGCTGTatacaaaaattagaaaaacaaaattgaatTAATAACAGAAAAGCAAAATACAGGAAGAAAGTAATAAGTGTATTACCTTTTAGGTCATCAGTCATTCAGTTTCGCAAATACATTAATTCTTTAACGATATGAAAATGAAGTCTACATTTGTGAGGACTACTACTCATCAGCCACAATTGATATGGGAATAACAAGAATATCTCTGGCAAGCTTTCTTAGAATTGGATGCTTATCTTCCTTACCCCACCATTTAGAACATCAAACTCATCGTCTTCCAATAGTAGTTCACCGGCTAAATAATGATCTACTTCAAAGATTGGATCCACTTATTTGTGCTAGTCTATGCAATTTTATTTTACGCCCATAAATTTCATCCACTCTTCTCTTTCCCTTGATAGTTGATACTCATCAACCAGGATATCAAGAAGCTTCGTAATTCTTTCAATTTGCATCTCAACTTCAACAtcataaaacaatcaaaataaaacttaacacAATCCATTTTGTTCCTTGGATCTAAAATAGATGCAATAGCTAACAACTCATTAATGTCATTTCAATActtgtcaaattttttttcattttttgtgcTATACACTTTAtagttcaacaaaatattactaATGCAACAAATAACTTGAAATAAGTGTCAATAATTTTATATGCAGATATACCTATACATCTAAGTGGTCTTTATCATCATTTTCAACAACATTTGCAACTTCAGACTGTGGAGCACCATTGACCAAAACACTCAAAACATGGTCTCTATATATCTATTAATGAAATAGATGATATTTATATCATTGAAAATACATTGCTTTTATTTTTCTCACTGACCTATTACTAGTATTGAAAAGATACAAGCAATATGAAAGCATAATTCAAGTTTTTATATGCATATGTTGATATGTATAGTGTTTAGTGTTTACTGAGTAATATATTTTACACAAAACAGTAGACCAACACAATGTGCAATATGTCATTTAAAAGAAGCATATAAACATCAAGCAAACAAGAATCATAGTAGAATCATCACTCCATTATAGTCTTTAAGAATGAACAGAAAAGTAAATGAATGACAAATAGCCTATTGGCAAGTATAAATCACTCATATATTGAATAATTTCTAAAAAGCTAAATCATTTACCTCAAAGTAAGATTTCTAAGGATCCATTGTTGGTCGATGAAATGAGAGGTAACGACCATATAACCTTTCTTTTGATCGGAGGATGTTCACATATCGGTAGTAACTAACACCCTACTCTCATTATGCTCCAATAATGCCTTGAGTGATTTCTTATCTTCATCATACATTTTTATGATATCAAGCTTTAATGTTGCTTGAGATATCATCATAAAGGAAGAATTGAGACCAAAAACAAATCTCTTGAATCCAAAGTGGTCCACTGTTGACAACATATACTGATTCATGATGACCATATGAACTAAGTCCTTCCTTGACGCCGCTTGATTGAGCTCtgcttcttttttttatactacCCAACTCTAAAAATTTTGATCCATCATCCTTTGTTTTCATCTTCACTTGTATTTGGCTAGTAGGAGCAAGTCATAAGTGTCTTCGAAGACATGCCTTTGTAGCATGCTTGTGTGGATGTTAAGTGCCTCTATTACCAACTGATGTAAGTTCAACTTGAGAATACTTGCACTTTGCCTTTTTCAAGATGCCACCCAACATGATATTCTCAATTAGTTTCCATACAAATGAATTTCTTTTCCTATTGGATATTCCACATGTATTTGTAGACTTTGTAGAAGTGTGATTACCCACTTCGTCATTTACATTGATGGATCGTTCTTCATCTATCTCTTGGTTTGCACCTAATTTCACAATGTTCTCATGTGTATCAATGTCTTTAAAGTCGATCTGAGATTGCAAATCATCCACTATTTtctaaatcaacaaaaaaatttgattataagaATAAAAGCTACAGTTAACGAGCTCTAGATGGTGTCTTGACTTAAACATGATTAGTGGAAGTACCAAGTTGTAAGATGAGTTCTGAGACATGTGTGATTCCTTTTTGAAGCTTTATGTGCCGTATAGACTCAAAGTTTAAACGAAGAGAATTAGCTATTGAAAGCCAGTGAACCAAAGGTCTTGGAAAACATCCCAATTAGTGCACTTACGTTGTCATACTGGCAACATGCTTGTTTGCAGACTGACTTGTATAGCCAAAAGTAGGATCGACATTACCAGTGCTTTGAGTGTCCGCTAGTTTCATTTATTCTTGTGGCTACCCATGGCAGAACAAACGATGTGTCTATGTCAGATTTTTTGTCAGAATGAATTTATCTCTGAATGTATGATGTGACTTAATTTTATGGATTCTAGATAATGATTTTGCTGTTTATGTATTTGTTGTGTGCATTGTAACATTAGCAAGACTCCAGACAATCCCAGTGCTGAATCcatgtgtgtatatattttcTTCTTGTGTTATGGTGCATGATTGCCTAATTGCTTTTTATCAAGACCTGACCCCAAAAGTATTCTAATTTCCAACCATGGAAGTTGATCAAGAGAGTGTACTTTTTGGAACTAATGGGCAGGATATGGGCTAATGGCAATTCTTTTCTGATGAATGAAGTATTATGGATCACGACTAGCGCTATATACTTGTTCAAACTTCTAATATCCGCTCGTTTTTTTAGAATTGGTTGATTTGCAACTTCTATGACATTGTGCCAATGGATTCACCTCCTATTACATACATAATCACTAATATGTTGGTATCTATTCTTGCTGCAGGCAACTCCATGCCTTTATGATGGATACTTCATCTGTTTTTGTATGGTCTTTAGGGGCTCCTCCGATTGGAAACAATTAGAGCTAGAACAACCCCTTCCCCTTTTACTTGGTTTCTGAAAATTTACATTGTATGCTTTTCTAAGACAACAATTACTCAAGGAAACCATGTTTCTTTTTTGTAAGTCACTTCTGTGATGATCAGTAGATATTTCAGGATAAGAGAGCGATCAAAATGATCCCGCGAATACTTTTTCATGAATGCCTTATTTCTATGTTATGCCATCTAATTTCTCAGGATCAACTCAGGAAAGAAGAAGTCTTCTCTTCTGAGTTTGTGGGTTATGGTTGCTGTTCGGTTTGGAGACTAGCTAATGAAATTCTTTCTTCAGCTTGTCTTGTATGAaatcgtctcaccatgagacatgCCCATATAATTAGTCCATTTTCTAATCCCAATAGACATAGTCTTACTAAAAAAactatctcatttaagaatttatgaaataaatgaATCTATGAGACATGCCCATATAATTAGTCCATTTTCTAATCCCAATAGACATAGTCTTACTAAAAAAactatctcatttaagaatttatgaaataaaatttgtGAATCTTTTGTTCTTCTCCAACTTTTGTGATTTATGGCTCAAACGGTGAAGGGTAATGTGTTTTGGTGAGGCACTAGATTCTCACTTCCATGTTTTTTTGAGAAGGTTGGAAGTAGCTAGCATAGTGCAATGGGCAAAAATGTTAATAATCGcactaatgaacaatgatccgTTAATAGGAGTTATTTATCTTAAAGAAAGATGAGGTTTTATTACTCCTTTACGACTTGAAAATTATCAATTTGTTATTTATAAAACTTTATAACACGACTAATGTGATGCGATATATTTTTTGGTTGCATTATAAAAGCTAGTGGGAATTTATATTTGTAGGTGAATTCTTGGTTGGAACTTGAaagttttgaattttgtttcGACGCTTTTCTTATGGCGtgtttcataattaaaatttcatttgaaaatctaAAATTTGGCTCAAATTTAATGtacgataaattaaaaaaaataaatttagattTGAGTCAATTTAACTTATATTCTTTTGATTACAAAATAGGCTAACTAAATACGAGGATTATGTGAAAATTAAATCTAAGACCTTTTATGAAAGTAGCACGTATTCTCCAATTGAGATAaagtaaaattttcaattcttcctAGGAATGGTAGGTGAATAAAAATGTATGGGTTTCGCACCATAATCTCCCCAATTGGGTTGAATAAGAGTATAAATTTGATGGGTGGAGGGTAAATACTGATATGAAAAATATTACCCGCTGCATATCTACATTATACTACTTTATATAACTACATACTAAACTTCGTCACAGACTTCTAAACTAGTAGAACTACTAATAACATTGTTATTTGATCCTTTGGCCTTAGTTTCCAGTTTCCACAATActtaacttttaactttttgaGATTAAAACTTTGACATTTGAAGATATAAGTAATAATGACAATATTGGTTCTAGTTCTTATAAACAATAGTAAGAGTCAACACTATTGTTGACGGTTTATTTAATGTAATATTGCTACTCATAGTAacaattttgattgtttttccTTGTAATAAGAAAATTTACCCAATTACTTTTtggtagaaaaataaaatttctccGCTGtaataaaaatacgataatTGGTAGTGTTTTGTAGAGTAAACCACTAATGATTATAGCGGTTTTGCATTATATAAATTCGAAGGATCCTAAATAAGCCAATTTGAACAATATTGTGGAAATTATTTTCTCCttctattttaaaaatcaaccttatttttttttaatatagtttGTTTCATTGAATTTATCTcattttacttatatttttattttatctaaagTAGTTCATGGGGGCCTATCCGCCAGGCTTAAACCATTCAGCTCGAAAAACGGGCGAACTTAgacaatatttttcaaaaaaaattaaaattcgaAAGGGTAATACCCGCCTGCTAAGATAAATGGGTGGGTAGCGACATTAAAACAATACCCGCAGGTATACCCGTCCGCccgcttagtttaatatattaattattaaataattaatattattgatTATGAAACTAGTAGTCAAATTTATCTCATTTtacttatattttcattttatctagATGGGGGGCCTATCCGCCAGGCTTTAACCATTCAGCTCGAAAAATGGGCGGGCTTAgacaatatttttcaaaaaaaaattaaaatttggatGGGTAATACCCGCTTGCTAAGATAAAATGGGTGGGTAGCGACACCAAAAAAAATACCCCGGTTATACCCGTCCGCccgcttagtttaatatataaattattaaataattaattctattgATTATGAAACTAGTAGTCACTAGTCTACCGTTTAGTACTACTACATACCCAACTTTAGTAATTAGTATTCATACCCactttaacaattttttattatgattgaAGGAGGTATATGTTTGGACTTCGTACTTCGTAGTAAGATAAATCGATGATGCAATGCTTTTGTTGGATCatccaacttattttttttatcatgtaatttgagtattttaagagtttttatgtATTTTGAGTATTTTGGTCAAtctattgtattttaattgttattaaaacttatattatatttttaatttttatataataaatacccGTTTACCCGCAGGTCCCGCCCGCTTTAAAAATGGGCGAGTAGCGACAAAAAATGCGCTTTTGAATGTTTGAGCCCGTGAGTAGATTTTTTAGGTATTATTCGGTCTGTTATCCGTCCAAACCCGCCCATAAACAATTCTACTGCCCATACCCAGTACTCAACTTTATTACTGctagtattttttttcatataaaattataaacttCAAAGTTTCTAACTCAAACTACTTTGCTTCTAAATACTTGTTAAATCTTCATTTGTCTTAAATTTTAAAGCATG
This genomic interval carries:
- the LOC130802902 gene encoding uncharacterized protein LOC130802902, whose protein sequence is MSSTAILSRLSILRGLVKGKSNSAIVNLFNSQVSSSTKRITRLPRRLPVESSCLLSMLPLHSAIASARLQSVLSVDSQTWCLVPQGNSMPL